In Lasioglossum baleicum chromosome 1, iyLasBale1, whole genome shotgun sequence, the genomic window TTTTCCGACAGCAATTCAATTATTCAAAATCGTATTAATAGCCTCCATATAAACAAAATCATTCAGGTTCGTCAtagttagactgtggatttttacgCAAAATCCTTCATAACTTAAATATGTAGTTCGAACaaattaaaatcaatatttttctgtCTATTCATAATCTTTATCGAAAGCCTGGCATGGAACcgaggaaagaaaaagaagagaaatgAAGTTCGATTTGCAACAAGTTTTATTATTCTCTTAATCGATAAAATACAGAACACACACAACGATACACATTCCAAGCGTGTGTCTATAGTCGAGTTGTTAGTGAAGCGTTAGAACGCCGCGAGTTTTAAAGGGTATTTCATAGATCGTGCATCTCGATCGGATCAGGACAGCTCGCGGAGATTTCGAGCTGTCTAGATATCGGGGTGCAGTCGTCGTTTAGCTTAGCTTAGGTGGATAGTCCGGTAGATGAGAAGTGGTCGCAGTCAAACTGGATGTCCAGTAGGATGGTTTAGACTACGTAGTACGGTGAGGAGTATGCAGCGGCGTAGTAAGGATAGCCGCTGTAGGCCGCGTACGGGTAACTGTAGGCTGCGGGGGCTGTGTACGCAACTGGGGCGGTGTACGCGCTGTAGGCTACGGGGGCGGTGTAAGCCGCGCCCACCAACAGGCCTCGTTTGTTCCTCGCGTTCTCAGGCTCCACCGGTACCGATTCCGCATTTGCCGGTTGCTCTATCGACTCGGTCTCCAAGGGTTTCGACAGGGCCAGACTGACCAGGCCGAGCAAAACGAGAGCCTGCAATTAAACATAACATCGTTCCAATCAGTAAGTCCTTCATTCAAGTATACATGAGTTAATGTCAATGATGCTCTCGAGGGAAACAGAGGATCGATTTGTGATTTAAAGCTAGACCTAACCGGAGCATGCAATTACACAGACATTTTACGGAAATCTGACGAGCCTGCAATTAGACGTGACGTTCTACAAGCAATTCAAGTATACTCGCGTAAATGTCAATCACGTTGGTAACAGAGATAGCTCATTCAAGCGATAACTAATCATTCTGCCTAAACAGATAAATTTGACAGAGCCCGCAATTGGACGTTCTATAAGCAAAGTCGTTTATCGAAGTATACGTGCGTTAATGATGTTTCTAAGGGAAATCGAGGATCGATTCGCTATTTCAGCTGAACCCAATCCTCATTGGCAAACATAGGTGTTACCTCCATCCTGTTTTTAAGGATGTGACTTAATGATGATTCGGCATTTAGTGTTACTTAAAAGAATTTATGATCTGATCCGAAAACTTTGAAAGAACAGGCGACTTCCTCGGTCagataaaatgattaaaattgtTAACACGATTGTTTCTTAACATCCACAATTCTTTCGAAGGTTGCGATTAATTGAAAAGAACTACTTTAAAGATCGCTAGTTCGAAAGACTGAGAGATCGCAACTGGGGCTGAACCTCATTCGACTACTAAGAAACTAGTATGTGTACCTATGACACGGCGAACTGCATTCAGAGAAAGAGCATTCGGCCTCATTGCGCGAAAAGCAGGCACCGTGAAAACGCTTTTACCAAGAATAACCCACCGCGCGGCGAAGAAAGCGAAAGAATATCTGTCGACTGGGTCTTTAGAAATTATTTGAACCGTAGCGTTACTACACCTTACAGACAGTAATTGAATGGGTGTCTAGTAAAAGGGCGTGCGTTTAGTGAAATTTCCAAAATGCGTCAAAATAATTCGTTGCTCCATGTAGCAATGAAAGTTAGCGTAACGTTCTCTAATGTAACCTCTAGTGTCAAAATGTGCAACGTACTTGTGCCAGACATTTATTCAATTACTATAATTGCTCAATTACGAATCTACTTTGATTTTCCAAGAATGTGTTTTacattgaatattttaaatgcTCGAAGGAAATGTCGCATATCGCTCGTTTTTCCAAGAGAAGAGCGGAGGCGAGTGTGTAGCACGGGTTAAATGCGTTGAAGCGTATACTCACTGCGATGCACTTCATGTTGTACGTTGAAGAGGAGGTGTGACAAGCTTGGAAGCACGTTGGAAATCGATTGATGCTCGAAACTCCGGACCAGCAGTCTTTTATACTTGTGCGatcgcgtcgtcgtcggcgtTACGTGCATCGACTGGTAAACTTTACCTCGCGTAATCGCGCATAATTATTAACCTCTTGGCGTTATTCGTCCAGGGTTGCATCGCGAACAAGCAACCTCGCCGTCGACGAACGCTCGGCAAAGGTTGAGCAACGCGTCCTTGGCCGTTGTCCAAATCCAGGCAGCGAGAAtacgttccttcgattttcggcTTTGGCCTCTCGATTTTCTCCCTTTACGAGTGTTGCGAGTCCGAGTTCGGAAAACCCTTGGAAGAAAAACGCGCTCGATGGGGATGAAAAACAATGTTGCTATGATAGACGGATTATTGGCGTGAAAAATTAGGTACGCTAGACGTGTCCGGTCGCATAACAACCGCCGCGACAATGATCTACGGTCAAGAGTGGGGAGTAGCTCCCCCATTGAAATTCTGTTTGGGCGAGTAACGCGCAACCTCGTCGCTCGTAATAATTTTCACGACGACGATTTAGCTATTCCGGCCTTGTACCCAATTGAACCTCGCTTCTCGCGGCCACGATTCTTAAATGGTCCTTCTGTCGATGGCTCCGGTGACCCTGTGGGGCAACCCTTCGAAGCCAACGTCCTCAAAATTAAACAAACGCGTGTCCATCGTCGAAAATCGATAGCGAAACAGATCGATTATCTTGTTCTGTCTAGGACAGTGCTGCATAGGGAAATCTGTGCGTATATCCAACTTAGACCCCTTGCATCCGTTAAATATCTAGCTACGAAAATACCAAACTTTCTTATCTAGGGATTAATTTGTCCCCCTCGATTTCTATGGAGCCAGGACGGTGCCCCAGAGGGTAATATATGTCTATACCTAACCTGTACTCTGGAAACCCTAATCTTCTCCCCTCTGTCAAATTTTAAAGAGACTTAACTGAGGGTTGCTTCGTTGCTCTCGGTTTCTACAGAGCCAGGACAGTGCCCCAGGGAGCAATATGTGCCCGTGCCAAGCCTAGATTCTGAATCCCCTAAAAATCTACCTAGCTATGAAAATCCGAATATTCCTTCTTCTCTCAAATTTCAAAGTGCCCTAACTAGGAATTGCTTTGTTCCCCTCGATTTCTACGGAGCTAGAACAATGTCCCAGAGGGCCACCTAAGTAACTAGCCCAGATGCTGAATTCCCTAAAAATCTAGCTCTGAACAGTCGAGTCTCTTCTCGTCTCCGAAATTTTCAGATCTAAACCCAGCTTCGTTGGTCGCGATTATCCACGACGACGCTTCCAACGCATTCCGGAGTTTCTGCTCGTATCAACGAACCTTCTTTCCTCCATTGTGTACGTTCTTTCGCCGCGACATCACGTAGAAACCATAAATTTGGGGAACGTCGTGGGGCAGCGACGACGCGTGGTCCAGCATAGGACAGtacaccgtcgcgtcgcttcgATTCCTTGAAAACCAATATGCCCGCAGATTATCGACTTTGCCAAGCAAATAAGATCGGTAATCCTTTCGAGACTTCGCCGTGAGACCGACCCGTCGTCCGTTTACTTAGAAACTTTTCCTACCAACTACCCTATCGAGGTAAGAAGGTTCGGAGAACCATTTTTCCGATGAAAATACGCGGCGCCGCTGAACGTACcacgaaagaaagaagaaggggGATCGATCGAGCGAAAGAGGCGGGAAAAAAGTGTTTTATAGAGGAGAAGaagaacgaagagagagagagagaaggggtgCCGAAGGCATTGTATATACCAATTCACCACGCTAATACGGAGAACGCTCTAAAGACCGAACAACGGCAGCACTCGACGCTAGACAGCCACCTTGCTTGCTTGCACGCCGTCTTCGCTGCCTCTAATTACTCGATGGTATTGTCAGCGAAATACTTCTAAAGACGCGGAAAATTATCGGGGAGACTATGGATAACCTGTATGATCTCAAAGGCTGAAAGTGCCCAAACGACGCCAGTCACGT contains:
- the LOC143210054 gene encoding uncharacterized protein LOC143210054, which translates into the protein MKCIAALVLLGLVSLALSKPLETESIEQPANAESVPVEPENARNKRGLLVGAAYTAPVAYSAYTAPVAYTAPAAYSYPYAAYSGYPYYAAAYSSPYYVV